In Pseudomonas sp. DNDY-54, a genomic segment contains:
- a CDS encoding topoisomerase II translates to MSDSLQLILEDVDGTQLETSCTRFAVMWQGREVWIQQVGNNQLMIGVDVEDGDTEYANLLLRPLATNLVSLELEMEPVESGEDDHVHGPDCNHDH, encoded by the coding sequence ATGAGCGATAGCCTGCAACTAATCCTTGAAGACGTAGACGGTACCCAGCTGGAGACCTCCTGCACCCGTTTCGCCGTGATGTGGCAGGGGCGTGAGGTCTGGATTCAACAGGTTGGCAACAATCAGTTGATGATTGGTGTTGACGTCGAAGACGGCGACACCGAGTACGCCAATCTGTTGCTGCGGCCGTTGGCGACCAACTTGGTTAGTCTTGAGCTTGAAATGGAGCCGGTAGAGTCCGGCGAGGATGACCACGTCCATGGCCCGGACTGTAACCACGACCACTGA
- a CDS encoding S9 family peptidase, whose protein sequence is MSAPIARTDAGVDPYKWLESRDAPEVLDYLKAENAYLEDQLADQAGLREALFQEIKGRIRETDLSLPSPWGPWLYYQRTTAGDEYPRHYRCPRPADGAFTVDESAEQLLLDPNELAAGGFLSLGAFSVSQDHSKLAYSLDTQGDEIYQLFVKDLHTGEVTALPFEDCDGSMTWANDNQTLFFGELDDTHRPHKIYRHRLGYGERTEVYHDPDGRCFVHCYRASSERQLVILSNSKTTSEAWVLSADEPDGDWDCLAPRQEDHEYYPDHGLLDGEWRWLVRSNQAGINFALYHAPEATPQRDQWQELIGHSDSVMLEDISLNAGAVTLSLRESGLPIIEVRPAEGSHYRVQLPDAAYSLHVHNTLEFDSPVIRLRYEALNRPAQIRQLNLANGDQKVLKETPVEGPFDADAYESRRIWATAADGTQVPISLVGRRELLGKPAPLYLYGYGAYGHSLDPWFSHARLSLLDRGFVFAIAHVRGGGDLGEAWYRAGKLEHKPNTFGDFIACAEKLIGDGYTEPGRLAISGGSAGGLLIGAVLNLRPELFGAAIAEVPFVDVLNTMLNADLPLTVTEYDEWGDPNQPEVHARIKAYAPYENVRNQPYPATLAVAGYNDSRVQYWEAAKWVAKLRAHKTDDNLLLLKTEFGAGHGGMSGRYQALKDVALEYAFVLKVFGMADR, encoded by the coding sequence ATGTCTGCCCCGATTGCTCGTACGGATGCTGGTGTTGATCCGTATAAATGGCTGGAGAGTCGTGACGCACCCGAGGTGCTCGATTACCTCAAGGCCGAGAACGCCTATTTAGAAGATCAGCTTGCCGACCAGGCGGGGCTTCGTGAGGCACTGTTTCAGGAGATCAAGGGCCGCATCCGCGAGACAGACCTTTCACTGCCGTCACCCTGGGGGCCTTGGCTTTACTACCAGCGCACCACCGCCGGTGATGAGTATCCGCGTCACTACCGCTGCCCCCGGCCAGCAGACGGCGCGTTCACTGTGGACGAAAGTGCCGAGCAGCTCTTGCTCGATCCCAATGAATTGGCAGCCGGAGGGTTCCTGTCGCTGGGCGCGTTCAGCGTCAGCCAGGACCACAGCAAACTGGCTTACAGCCTCGATACGCAAGGTGATGAGATCTATCAGCTGTTCGTCAAGGATCTGCACACCGGCGAGGTGACTGCCCTGCCCTTCGAAGATTGCGACGGGAGCATGACTTGGGCTAACGACAATCAGACGCTGTTCTTCGGCGAACTCGACGATACTCACAGGCCTCACAAGATCTATCGCCATCGTTTGGGGTACGGCGAGCGCACCGAGGTCTACCACGATCCGGACGGCCGCTGTTTCGTTCACTGCTACCGAGCCAGCTCCGAACGTCAGCTGGTGATTCTTTCCAATAGCAAGACCACCAGCGAAGCCTGGGTGCTATCAGCGGATGAGCCTGATGGCGACTGGGATTGCCTCGCGCCACGCCAGGAAGACCATGAATACTACCCCGACCATGGCTTGCTGGATGGGGAATGGCGCTGGTTGGTTCGTAGCAACCAGGCCGGCATAAACTTCGCGCTTTACCACGCACCAGAGGCCACGCCACAGCGCGATCAGTGGCAAGAACTGATCGGCCATAGCGACTCGGTGATGCTCGAAGACATCAGCCTGAACGCAGGTGCGGTCACGCTGAGCCTGCGGGAATCGGGACTGCCCATCATCGAGGTTCGGCCCGCAGAGGGCAGCCATTATCGGGTGCAATTACCCGACGCGGCTTACAGCCTGCATGTTCATAACACACTGGAATTCGATAGCCCGGTCATTCGGCTGCGCTATGAGGCCCTGAACCGTCCCGCGCAGATTCGCCAGTTGAACCTGGCCAACGGCGATCAGAAGGTTCTCAAGGAAACACCGGTCGAAGGCCCGTTCGATGCCGATGCCTACGAAAGCCGCCGCATCTGGGCGACGGCCGCCGACGGTACCCAGGTACCGATCAGCCTGGTCGGTCGCCGCGAGCTTCTCGGCAAACCAGCGCCGCTGTATCTCTACGGTTACGGCGCGTACGGCCACAGTCTCGATCCGTGGTTCTCGCATGCACGCTTGTCTCTGCTGGATCGCGGATTCGTGTTCGCCATTGCCCACGTTCGAGGCGGTGGCGATCTTGGCGAAGCCTGGTACCGCGCCGGAAAGCTGGAGCACAAGCCGAACACCTTCGGCGACTTCATTGCATGCGCCGAGAAACTGATAGGCGATGGCTACACCGAACCAGGTCGACTCGCGATTAGTGGTGGCAGTGCCGGGGGATTGCTGATCGGCGCGGTGTTGAATCTGCGACCTGAACTGTTCGGCGCCGCAATTGCCGAGGTGCCCTTCGTCGATGTGCTGAACACCATGCTCAACGCGGACCTGCCGCTGACGGTCACCGAATACGACGAATGGGGCGATCCAAATCAGCCAGAGGTTCATGCCCGAATAAAGGCATATGCCCCCTATGAGAACGTGCGCAATCAACCCTACCCGGCGACACTCGCAGTTGCTGGTTACAACGACAGCCGTGTGCAGTACTGGGAAGCTGCGAAATGGGTGGCCAAACTGCGCGCTCACAAAACCGACGACAATCTGCTCCTGCTCAAAACCGAATTCGGTGCCGGGCATGGCGGTATGAGCGGTCGTTATCAAGCGCTCAAGGACGTCGCGCTGGAATACGCGTTCGTGCTCAAGGTCTTCGGCATGGCCGATCGGTAA
- a CDS encoding succinylglutamate desuccinylase: MLALGRLLALTVAGQVPVERVQFTDDGARLQWLGEGALEVTPANGRDAGLDLVLSAGVHGCEVIPIELLDRLIQAIGRNEIRPRARLLFLFCNPPAMRQGVRRVGSDLNRLFCGRHADNLSDEASRAAQLEAWVAQFFRESGRHRWHYDLHSAMRASKLPQFAICPWVPDREVSTDSMLRLRQAAVDAVLVQEKPSGTFSAHTATRHGAEAFTLEIAEATEGAWPDCLDEFLQAARHWIEAAPSGQPHMQQPPKAFRLSREIIKRSERFALRLPADIENFTALPIGTLLAEDEGVRWVVEEPGAHILFPLADVAIGERAGLIVVPRG; this comes from the coding sequence ATGCTGGCGCTGGGCCGGCTGTTGGCGCTGACGGTCGCCGGCCAGGTGCCGGTTGAGCGTGTACAGTTCACGGATGACGGTGCCCGGCTGCAATGGCTGGGCGAGGGTGCGCTGGAGGTCACGCCGGCGAACGGCCGAGATGCGGGGCTCGATCTGGTGCTGTCGGCGGGCGTGCACGGCTGTGAAGTCATTCCGATTGAACTACTGGATCGCTTGATCCAGGCAATCGGTCGAAACGAGATTCGGCCGCGGGCGCGACTGTTGTTTTTGTTCTGCAACCCGCCCGCGATGCGTCAGGGCGTACGTAGGGTCGGCTCGGATCTGAATCGGCTGTTCTGTGGCAGGCATGCCGATAACCTCAGCGACGAGGCGAGCCGCGCCGCGCAACTTGAAGCGTGGGTGGCGCAGTTTTTTCGCGAGTCTGGCCGTCACCGTTGGCACTATGACCTGCACTCCGCGATGCGTGCATCGAAGCTGCCGCAGTTCGCAATATGTCCCTGGGTGCCGGATCGTGAAGTCTCGACCGACAGCATGCTGCGCCTTCGGCAGGCAGCGGTAGATGCGGTGCTGGTGCAGGAAAAGCCCTCAGGAACCTTCAGCGCGCACACCGCCACGCGTCACGGTGCCGAGGCGTTTACCCTTGAGATAGCAGAGGCGACCGAAGGCGCTTGGCCTGATTGCCTCGACGAGTTTCTGCAGGCCGCCCGTCACTGGATCGAAGCGGCGCCTTCGGGGCAACCGCATATGCAGCAACCACCGAAGGCGTTCCGGTTGTCGCGGGAAATCATCAAGCGTAGCGAGCGGTTCGCCCTGCGCCTGCCAGCCGATATTGAAAACTTCACCGCGTTACCAATCGGTACGCTGCTGGCCGAGGACGAAGGCGTTCGCTGGGTAGTCGAAGAGCCGGGCGCGCATATTCTGTTTCCGCTGGCCGACGTCGCGATCGGTGAACGCGCTGGACTGATCGTCGTTCCGCGAGGCTGA
- a CDS encoding crotonase/enoyl-CoA hydratase family protein encodes MSDLVSYEIEDGIATLTLNNGKVNALSPAMFDALNAAFDRAEQDRAVVILTGQPGILSGGYDLKVMTAGPEHAIALVSTGSAFSRRMLAHPFPIIVACPGHAIAKGAFLLLSADYRIGVEGAFNIGLNEVQIGMTMHHSGIELARDRLTKPAFHRSVINGEIFNPQAALEAGFLDKIVPAGELMAIAKATAAQLKKINMTAHKNTKLKARKALLETMDQAIALDQQHSVVS; translated from the coding sequence ATGAGTGATCTGGTTTCCTACGAAATCGAAGACGGCATCGCCACGCTCACGCTTAACAATGGCAAGGTCAACGCGCTGTCGCCAGCCATGTTCGACGCGCTCAACGCCGCATTCGACCGCGCCGAGCAGGATCGCGCGGTGGTGATTCTCACCGGGCAGCCGGGCATTCTGTCCGGAGGCTATGACCTCAAAGTGATGACGGCGGGGCCTGAGCACGCCATCGCGCTGGTGAGCACGGGCTCGGCATTTTCACGCCGGATGCTGGCGCATCCATTTCCGATTATTGTTGCCTGTCCAGGCCATGCGATCGCCAAGGGTGCGTTCCTGTTGCTCTCGGCCGACTATCGTATTGGCGTCGAAGGCGCTTTCAACATCGGGCTGAACGAAGTTCAGATCGGCATGACCATGCACCATTCCGGCATCGAGCTGGCGCGAGATCGACTGACCAAACCGGCGTTCCATCGCTCTGTAATCAATGGCGAAATCTTTAACCCGCAGGCGGCGCTCGAAGCCGGCTTTCTCGACAAGATCGTTCCGGCTGGAGAGCTGATGGCCATCGCCAAAGCGACAGCTGCTCAGCTGAAGAAGATCAACATGACCGCCCACAAGAACACCAAGCTCAAGGCGCGCAAGGCACTGCTCGAAACCATGGACCAGGCCATCGCGCTGGACCAGCAACATTCGGTCGTGTCCTGA
- a CDS encoding DUF2892 domain-containing protein codes for MSRTSQNVQGWERAASIIGGLYFVGKGLGRGGLGGLVQLAMGGMALTRGFTGHCEAKRVLCEVSEHAKMAEGNSRSMPLERSEADDVRLKANAQAATGTATVTGNDSLSNPPTGV; via the coding sequence ATGAGCCGGACATCGCAGAACGTGCAGGGCTGGGAGCGCGCCGCATCCATCATCGGCGGGCTGTACTTCGTTGGAAAAGGCCTCGGCCGGGGCGGCTTGGGAGGGCTGGTTCAGCTGGCCATGGGCGGCATGGCCCTGACGCGCGGCTTCACCGGCCACTGCGAAGCCAAACGCGTACTTTGCGAAGTGAGTGAGCATGCCAAAATGGCAGAAGGCAATTCCCGGAGCATGCCACTCGAGCGCAGTGAGGCGGACGATGTTCGCTTGAAAGCCAACGCTCAGGCCGCTACCGGCACGGCCACCGTGACCGGCAACGACTCGCTTAGCAACCCGCCAACCGGGGTCTGA
- a CDS encoding HD-GYP domain-containing protein: protein MKLFKSKRRRPDVNEVATKRRLHVSHLELGMYICELDRPWRQTDFLFQGFPLLKIEHIQAVRERCDYVFVDDTRRVLVDQGQMVVPSATPLRVKRSTGRIPLSLEVQEASEAYRSSVLVLDQVLLDVQQGRAIDTKACQALVKRNLESMLRNESAMLWLARLKSQDLYTSLHCLSVSILAMGFGTHLGLPDEKIELLGIAGLLHDVGKMKIDPAVLNKPGKLTKEEFDHIKLHPDFGYQALSGQDDIPAAALHAAYGHHERLDGKGYPQGLDQHQIPFTTRVVTIVDAFDAITSHRAYDDARPIQTAYDVLRSGAGQQFDETLVSEFIRWLGVFPVGTLVELHTGEVALVLEKHNKLHLRPKVVVLRDASKAPCEPRYLDLSQLTVDADGTPYRISSGISDGSYGLYIADPQLQTILHPELLALLELEPETPES, encoded by the coding sequence GCCACCAAGCGCCGTCTGCACGTGAGTCATCTGGAACTCGGGATGTATATCTGCGAGCTGGATAGGCCATGGCGCCAGACCGACTTCCTCTTCCAGGGATTTCCCCTTCTTAAGATCGAACACATTCAGGCAGTCCGCGAGCGCTGCGACTATGTGTTCGTCGATGACACCCGTCGCGTACTCGTCGATCAGGGGCAGATGGTTGTGCCTTCAGCGACACCGCTGCGCGTGAAGCGGTCCACCGGTCGTATCCCCCTATCGCTCGAGGTTCAGGAAGCCAGCGAAGCCTATCGCAGCAGCGTGTTGGTTTTAGATCAGGTACTGCTGGATGTTCAGCAGGGGAGAGCCATCGATACCAAAGCGTGCCAGGCGTTGGTGAAGCGGAACCTGGAAAGCATGCTGCGTAATGAGAGCGCCATGCTCTGGTTGGCGCGCCTGAAGTCGCAGGACCTCTATACCAGTCTGCACTGCCTGTCCGTCTCCATCCTAGCGATGGGATTCGGTACCCATCTCGGGTTGCCTGACGAGAAGATCGAATTGCTGGGCATCGCAGGGCTGCTGCACGACGTTGGCAAGATGAAGATTGATCCGGCCGTCCTGAACAAACCCGGGAAGCTCACCAAGGAAGAGTTCGATCACATCAAACTCCATCCCGATTTCGGTTATCAAGCGCTGAGCGGCCAGGACGATATTCCGGCTGCGGCGCTGCACGCTGCCTACGGCCACCATGAACGGCTCGATGGGAAGGGGTATCCGCAAGGTCTCGACCAGCATCAGATTCCTTTTACTACGCGAGTCGTCACCATCGTTGATGCGTTCGATGCGATCACTAGCCATCGTGCATACGATGACGCAAGACCGATCCAGACCGCCTACGACGTATTGCGCAGCGGCGCCGGCCAGCAGTTTGACGAAACACTGGTAAGCGAATTCATCCGCTGGCTTGGAGTTTTCCCAGTGGGAACGCTGGTAGAACTGCATACTGGTGAAGTCGCGCTGGTGCTGGAAAAGCACAATAAGCTGCACCTGCGGCCCAAGGTGGTTGTACTGAGGGATGCGAGCAAGGCGCCCTGCGAGCCGCGCTATCTCGATCTTTCTCAATTGACGGTGGACGCAGACGGAACACCCTATCGGATCAGCAGCGGTATCTCGGATGGTTCCTACGGCCTGTACATAGCAGACCCGCAACTGCAGACCATCCTGCACCCTGAGCTGCTTGCTCTGCTTGAGCTCGAGCCAGAGACACCGGAAAGCTGA
- a CDS encoding aspartate aminotransferase family protein, which yields MSAPHTPVERADFDQVIVPTFAPAAFIPVRGQGSRVWDQSGRELIDFTGGIAVNVLGHAHPALVSALTEQAGKLWHISNIFTNEPALRLAKKLTAATFADRAFFCNSGAEANEAAFKLARRYAHDKFGPEKCEIISAVNSFHGRTLFTVTVGGQPKYSDGFGPKIQGISHVAYNDLDALAAAISDKTCAVVLEPIQGESGVLPADRAYLEGARKLCDQHNALLILDEVQTGMGRTGELFAYMNYGVTPNILTNAKSLGGGFPIGMMLTTNEIAAHFSVGTHGTTYGGNPLACAVAEAVVDIVNTPEVLGGVRDRHERFKRGLLEIGQRYGLFSQVRGMGMLIGCVLNDAWKGRAREIFDAAEREALMILQAGPDVIRLAPSLIIEEADIAEGLARFDRAAAKLTQA from the coding sequence ATGTCCGCCCCGCACACCCCGGTAGAACGCGCTGATTTCGACCAGGTCATTGTTCCCACCTTTGCACCTGCTGCCTTCATTCCAGTACGTGGACAGGGCTCGCGAGTCTGGGATCAGAGCGGACGAGAGCTGATCGACTTCACCGGCGGCATCGCCGTCAACGTGCTTGGCCATGCTCATCCGGCACTGGTAAGCGCGTTGACCGAGCAGGCAGGCAAGCTCTGGCACATCTCCAATATCTTTACCAACGAACCGGCGTTGCGTCTCGCCAAGAAGCTGACGGCCGCTACTTTCGCCGACCGGGCCTTCTTCTGTAACTCCGGTGCCGAAGCCAACGAGGCGGCCTTCAAGCTGGCGCGTCGGTACGCTCATGACAAATTCGGGCCGGAGAAATGCGAAATAATCTCTGCGGTTAACAGCTTCCATGGTAGGACGCTCTTTACGGTGACGGTGGGCGGGCAGCCAAAGTATTCCGATGGATTCGGGCCCAAGATCCAGGGCATCAGCCATGTCGCCTACAACGATCTCGATGCGCTCGCCGCGGCCATATCAGACAAGACCTGCGCGGTGGTGCTGGAACCGATTCAGGGTGAAAGCGGCGTTCTGCCGGCCGATCGGGCGTACCTCGAAGGCGCGCGCAAGCTCTGCGACCAGCACAACGCACTGCTGATCTTGGATGAAGTCCAGACCGGCATGGGCCGTACCGGTGAGCTGTTCGCCTATATGAATTACGGCGTCACACCAAACATTCTGACCAACGCCAAGAGTTTGGGTGGTGGCTTCCCGATTGGCATGATGTTGACCACCAACGAAATCGCTGCGCATTTCAGTGTAGGCACCCATGGCACCACATATGGCGGCAATCCGCTGGCGTGCGCAGTGGCCGAGGCGGTGGTTGATATCGTCAATACCCCTGAGGTGCTGGGCGGTGTCAGGGATCGGCATGAACGCTTCAAGCGCGGCCTGCTGGAGATTGGCCAGCGCTATGGCTTGTTCAGCCAGGTGCGCGGCATGGGCATGTTGATTGGCTGCGTGCTGAACGATGCCTGGAAAGGTCGCGCACGTGAAATCTTCGATGCGGCAGAGCGCGAAGCGCTGATGATTCTGCAGGCTGGGCCCGACGTAATTCGTTTGGCCCCTAGCCTGATCATCGAAGAGGCCGATATCGCGGAAGGTCTTGCCCGCTTCGACCGTGCCGCTGCGAAGCTGACCCAGGCCTGA
- the fadB gene encoding fatty acid oxidation complex subunit alpha FadB, which translates to MIYEGKAITVKALESGIVELNFDLKGESVNKFNRLTLNDLRQAVDAIKADSSVKGVIVTSGKDVFIVGADITEFVDNFKLSDEELVAGNLEANKIFSDFEDLGVPTVAAINGIALGGGFEMCMAADYRVMSTVAKVGLPEVKLGIYPGFGGTVRLPRLIGVDNAVEWIASGKENRAEDALKVRAVDAVVAPEQLQAAALDLVKRAISGELDYKAKRQPKLDKLKLNAIEQMMAFETSKGFVAGQAGPNYPAPVEAIKTIQKAANFGRDKAIEVEAAGFVKLAKTSVAQSLVGLFLSDQELKKKAKAYDKQARDVKLAAVLGAGIMGGGIAYQSAVKGTPILMKDIREEGIQMGLNEASKLLGKRVEKGRLTPAKMAEALNAIRPTMSYGDFGHVDIVVEAVVENPKIKQSVLAEVEGLVRDDAIIASNTSTISISLLAQALKRPENFCGMHFFNPVHMMPLVEVIRGEKTSETAIATTVAYAKKMGKSPVVVNDCPGFLVNRVLFPYFGGFARAIAHGVDFVRADKVMEKFGWPMGPAYLMDVVGMDTGHHGRDVMAEGFPDRMKDDTRTAVDVMYDANRLGQKNGKGFYVYEMDKKGKPKKVVDPQSYELLKPVVSETRELSDEDIINYMMIPLCLETVRCLEDNIVETAAEADMGLIYGIGFPPFRGGALRYIDSIGVAEFVALADKYADLGPLYQPTAKLREMAANGQRFYG; encoded by the coding sequence ATGATTTACGAAGGTAAAGCCATCACGGTTAAGGCTCTTGAGAGCGGCATCGTCGAATTGAATTTCGACCTCAAGGGTGAGTCCGTCAACAAGTTCAATCGCCTCACCCTCAATGACCTTCGTCAGGCCGTCGACGCCATCAAGGCCGACAGCTCCGTCAAAGGCGTTATCGTTACCAGCGGCAAGGATGTATTCATCGTCGGTGCGGACATCACCGAATTCGTCGACAACTTCAAGCTGTCCGATGAGGAGCTGGTCGCCGGCAACCTCGAAGCGAACAAGATCTTCAGCGATTTCGAAGACCTCGGTGTCCCGACTGTCGCTGCCATTAACGGCATCGCACTGGGCGGTGGTTTCGAGATGTGCATGGCTGCTGACTACCGCGTCATGTCTACCGTGGCGAAAGTCGGTCTGCCGGAAGTGAAGCTGGGCATCTACCCGGGCTTCGGCGGCACGGTTCGCCTGCCGCGCCTGATCGGCGTCGATAACGCTGTCGAGTGGATTGCATCCGGCAAGGAAAACCGCGCTGAAGACGCGCTCAAGGTTCGCGCCGTAGACGCTGTGGTTGCTCCCGAGCAGCTGCAGGCCGCCGCGCTGGATCTGGTCAAGCGCGCCATCTCCGGCGAGCTGGACTACAAGGCCAAGCGTCAGCCGAAGTTGGACAAGCTCAAGCTCAACGCCATTGAGCAAATGATGGCTTTCGAAACCTCCAAGGGTTTCGTGGCTGGTCAAGCGGGCCCGAACTACCCGGCGCCGGTTGAAGCGATCAAGACCATTCAGAAAGCCGCCAATTTCGGGCGCGACAAAGCGATCGAAGTCGAGGCCGCTGGCTTCGTCAAACTTGCCAAGACGTCGGTTGCGCAAAGCCTGGTTGGCCTGTTTCTGAGCGATCAGGAGCTGAAGAAAAAAGCCAAGGCCTACGACAAGCAAGCCCGTGACGTGAAGTTGGCTGCCGTACTGGGCGCCGGCATCATGGGTGGCGGTATTGCCTACCAGTCGGCTGTCAAAGGCACGCCGATCCTGATGAAGGATATCCGCGAAGAGGGTATCCAGATGGGCCTGAACGAGGCCTCCAAGCTGCTCGGCAAGCGCGTCGAAAAGGGTCGCCTGACTCCGGCGAAGATGGCCGAGGCGCTCAATGCCATTCGCCCCACCATGTCGTACGGTGACTTCGGTCACGTCGACATCGTCGTCGAAGCCGTTGTCGAAAACCCGAAGATCAAGCAGTCGGTACTGGCCGAAGTCGAAGGTCTGGTGCGTGATGATGCGATCATCGCCTCGAACACCTCGACCATCTCCATCAGCCTGCTGGCCCAGGCGCTCAAGCGTCCGGAAAACTTCTGCGGCATGCACTTCTTCAACCCGGTGCACATGATGCCGCTGGTGGAAGTGATCCGTGGCGAGAAGACCAGCGAAACCGCGATCGCCACGACCGTTGCTTACGCCAAGAAAATGGGTAAGAGCCCTGTCGTGGTCAATGATTGCCCAGGCTTCCTGGTCAACCGCGTCCTGTTCCCTTATTTCGGCGGCTTCGCCCGCGCCATCGCTCACGGTGTGGACTTCGTCCGCGCTGACAAGGTGATGGAGAAGTTCGGCTGGCCGATGGGCCCGGCCTATCTGATGGACGTCGTCGGCATGGACACAGGCCATCACGGTCGTGACGTCATGGCCGAAGGCTTCCCGGATCGCATGAAAGACGACACCCGTACAGCCGTCGACGTCATGTACGACGCCAACCGCCTCGGTCAGAAGAACGGCAAGGGCTTCTATGTCTACGAGATGGACAAGAAGGGCAAGCCGAAGAAGGTGGTCGATCCGCAATCCTACGAGCTGCTCAAGCCGGTGGTCAGCGAGACTCGCGAGCTGTCCGACGAGGACATCATCAACTACATGATGATCCCGCTGTGCCTGGAAACGGTCCGCTGCCTGGAAGACAACATCGTCGAAACCGCTGCCGAAGCTGATATGGGCTTGATCTACGGCATCGGTTTCCCTCCCTTCCGTGGTGGTGCACTGCGCTACATCGATTCGATCGGTGTCGCCGAGTTCGTGGCCTTGGCCGACAAGTACGCCGACCTGGGTCCGCTGTATCAGCCGACTGCGAAGCTGCGTGAAATGGCTGCCAACGGCCAGCGCTTCTACGGTTAA